One genomic window of Myxococcales bacterium includes the following:
- a CDS encoding GTPase domain-containing protein produces MPTLNPHTRELSFKLVFYGPGLGGKTTTLQSIFGATEPEHRGKMVSVATQQDRTLHFDYLPVRAGLVRGVTTRLQLYTVPGQLYYDATRRLVLSNVDGVVFVADSQRGRMDANQEALDDLRENLEKLERPLEGLPHTFHWNKRDLTELVPVEELEARFNRSAVPSRCTVALTGEGVMEGLETLVDLVVAAYDGHGEARSEPRPASQPGGVAAPSDVAAAPAAPASRGGSPAQREASIPPRERGSGPVVSPLSTSLLESDPELALEPPSDDEGKRVTVAPRAFAPEAGTAVSAQLPARVIVRPAAPVSSLPPVPSPPGSSEAGLTFVHMFPSADEREVVERLEAQLARGDAHAALLSAEIALSRLLATVGAAFGGDGAPKEPALAAYLLGLDGRRFSAFRAVVRATRRGDDVGLAQAFEGYLLLLEGARLREEGRAER; encoded by the coding sequence ATGCCCACGCTGAACCCTCATACGCGGGAGCTGTCGTTCAAGCTCGTGTTCTATGGCCCGGGGCTCGGCGGGAAGACCACCACCCTGCAGAGCATCTTCGGGGCCACCGAGCCCGAGCACCGCGGCAAGATGGTGAGCGTCGCCACCCAGCAGGATCGCACGCTCCACTTCGACTATCTCCCCGTGCGGGCGGGGCTGGTTCGCGGCGTGACGACGCGGCTCCAGCTGTATACGGTGCCCGGGCAGCTCTACTACGACGCCACGCGCCGGCTCGTGCTCTCCAACGTCGACGGGGTCGTCTTCGTCGCCGACTCGCAGCGGGGGCGCATGGACGCGAACCAGGAGGCCCTCGACGACCTCCGCGAGAACCTGGAGAAGCTCGAGCGACCGCTCGAGGGGCTGCCCCACACGTTCCACTGGAACAAGCGCGATTTGACGGAGCTCGTGCCCGTCGAAGAGCTCGAGGCCCGCTTCAACCGCTCGGCTGTCCCGTCGCGCTGCACCGTCGCGCTCACGGGGGAAGGCGTGATGGAGGGGCTCGAGACCCTAGTCGACCTCGTCGTCGCCGCGTACGACGGGCACGGTGAGGCGCGTTCGGAGCCGCGTCCTGCGTCGCAGCCGGGGGGCGTCGCAGCGCCGAGCGACGTCGCCGCTGCGCCCGCCGCGCCCGCGTCCCGAGGCGGGTCGCCCGCGCAGCGCGAGGCCTCCATCCCGCCGCGGGAGAGAGGTTCGGGGCCGGTCGTCTCCCCGCTCTCGACCTCGCTCCTCGAGTCCGATCCGGAGCTCGCGCTCGAGCCGCCCTCCGACGACGAGGGCAAGCGGGTGACGGTCGCGCCGCGGGCCTTCGCCCCCGAAGCCGGCACCGCGGTCTCCGCGCAGCTGCCCGCGCGGGTCATCGTTCGCCCAGCGGCGCCCGTGTCTTCGCTCCCCCCGGTGCCGAGCCCGCCTGGCTCCTCCGAGGCCGGGCTCACGTTCGTCCACATGTTCCCCTCGGCAGACGAGCGCGAGGTCGTCGAGCGCCTCGAGGCGCAGCTCGCCAGGGGCGACGCCCACGCGGCGTTGCTCTCGGCCGAGATCGCCCTCTCGCGCCTCCTCGCGACGGTGGGCGCGGCCTTCGGAGGCGACGGGGCGCCGAAGGAGCCCGCGCTCGCCGCCTACCTGCTGGGGCTCGACGGGCGTCGCTTCTCTGCGTTTCGAGCGGTCGTCCGGGCGACGCGACGCGGCGACGACGTGGGGCTCGCGCAGGCCTTCGAGGGCTATTTGCTCCTCCTCGAGGGGGCGAGGCTTCGCGAGGAAGGCCGAGCGGAGCGTTGA
- a CDS encoding SUMF1/EgtB/PvdO family nonheme iron enzyme, giving the protein MKRSKFGALVFGFVVVSVWAGQSPPAVAEPSAPELSGGPGWLGITATNGLKLSTTPAPVDALQASCPTGMVEVEGDYCPALQQRCLRWLDPETKLRCAEFAPTGACQAKTVHKHFCMDRYEYPNKVGERPVIGTTWYESRDACKAQGKRLCLDSEWTLACEGQERLPYPYGYARNAEACNIDKPHPEPNAAAMFDPKRRAAEFARLDQRDPSGAREACVSPYGVSDMAGNVDEWVVNESGYPYKSGSKGGYWGPVRTRCRPMTTAHFEMFSFYQLGFRCCADAQTPEPSGPSPSVGLVGPRRLGVAASGRVALLPGS; this is encoded by the coding sequence ATGAAGCGCTCGAAGTTTGGGGCTTTGGTCTTCGGATTCGTTGTGGTTTCTGTCTGGGCGGGCCAGTCGCCGCCCGCGGTCGCCGAGCCGTCGGCGCCCGAGCTGTCGGGCGGGCCCGGCTGGCTCGGCATCACGGCCACGAACGGCCTCAAGCTCTCGACCACGCCGGCGCCGGTGGACGCGCTCCAGGCGAGCTGTCCGACCGGCATGGTCGAGGTCGAGGGCGATTACTGTCCGGCGCTGCAGCAGCGGTGCCTCCGCTGGCTCGACCCCGAGACCAAGCTCCGCTGCGCGGAGTTCGCGCCCACCGGCGCCTGCCAGGCGAAGACGGTGCATAAGCACTTCTGCATGGACCGCTACGAGTACCCGAACAAGGTCGGCGAGCGGCCCGTGATCGGGACCACCTGGTACGAGTCGCGCGACGCGTGCAAGGCCCAGGGCAAGCGGCTGTGTTTGGACAGCGAGTGGACGCTCGCGTGCGAGGGGCAGGAGCGGCTGCCGTATCCGTACGGCTACGCCCGCAACGCCGAGGCCTGCAACATCGACAAGCCGCACCCCGAGCCCAACGCGGCGGCCATGTTCGATCCGAAGCGGCGCGCGGCGGAGTTCGCCCGGCTCGATCAGCGCGATCCGTCGGGGGCCCGCGAGGCGTGCGTGAGCCCCTACGGCGTCTCCGACATGGCGGGCAACGTCGACGAGTGGGTCGTCAACGAGAGCGGCTACCCGTACAAGAGCGGCTCGAAGGGCGGGTACTGGGGCCCGGTGAGGACTCGCTGCCGGCCCATGACCACCGCGCACTTCGAGATGTTCTCGTTCTACCAGCTCGGCTTTCGGTGCTGTGCCGACGCGCAGACGCCGGAGCCCTCGGGCCCGAGCCCGTCGGTCGGTCTCGTGGGGCCGCGCCGGCTTGGCGTGGCGGCGAGCGGCCGCGTGGCGCTGCTGCCGGGCTCGTGA
- a CDS encoding serine/threonine protein kinase, with protein sequence MMADPLAMEVDEPGELAPGTRLGRYELLVPVARGGMARVWAARMHGQRGFTKLVAIKTILPHLASEQEFERMFLDEARIASNVHHPNVCETYELGEENGVLYLAMEWVSGDSLSRVIRPTQGPQTYPLELRIVARILADACAGLHAAHELVGDDGTHLSVVHRDFSPHNILISAEGNVKVADFGVAKAFGQLHENTSAGQIKGKLAYMSPEQVGGIADRRSDVFSAGCVLYEATLGIAPFRADNDLQTIQGLLQGHYVRPSERAPGYPPDFEWIVMTALAAEPERRFQTAEQLRVALEEWLARTGQVVTQAQVAQAVRARIGERIDRRRDRIRSAQAASVADLRDEAMTPSGRSPRSASGVQPVIVRDALEMSRSQRFPTQADMSGSYSQVGPQGYPGYPAPAPAEDNSRYNAIGGVAIGVILAVLLVGGGFLYSSRASAPVAAPIATPAAPAKAVVAAPPADTASAAVVASVAPPADLELPDVPFLALELEPATALVAVDSAAPAAMRSIPLPAAGKSVVLTFKAEGYTDTVATVDSKTATPLKVTLKPRPKAAAPSGGSGGGPAVPPTPRPGAGPKPPAIPASPY encoded by the coding sequence ATGATGGCGGATCCGCTGGCCATGGAGGTCGACGAGCCCGGCGAGCTTGCGCCCGGGACGCGGTTAGGTCGCTACGAGCTGCTCGTGCCGGTGGCGCGGGGCGGAATGGCGCGCGTGTGGGCCGCGCGCATGCACGGGCAGCGCGGCTTCACCAAGCTCGTCGCCATCAAGACGATCCTGCCGCACCTCGCGAGCGAGCAAGAGTTCGAGCGCATGTTTCTGGACGAGGCTCGTATCGCCTCCAACGTGCACCACCCGAACGTGTGCGAGACCTACGAGCTCGGCGAGGAGAACGGCGTCCTCTATCTCGCCATGGAGTGGGTGAGCGGCGACTCGCTGAGCCGGGTGATCCGGCCGACGCAGGGGCCTCAGACCTACCCGCTCGAGCTGCGCATCGTCGCGCGCATCCTCGCCGACGCGTGCGCGGGGCTCCACGCGGCCCATGAGCTGGTCGGCGACGACGGCACGCACCTCAGCGTGGTCCACCGCGACTTCTCTCCGCACAACATCCTCATTTCGGCCGAAGGCAACGTCAAGGTTGCGGATTTCGGCGTCGCGAAGGCGTTCGGTCAGCTCCACGAGAACACGAGCGCGGGGCAGATCAAGGGCAAGCTCGCCTACATGTCGCCGGAGCAGGTCGGAGGGATCGCCGATCGCCGAAGCGACGTCTTCTCGGCCGGGTGCGTGCTCTACGAGGCGACGCTCGGGATTGCGCCGTTCCGCGCCGACAACGATCTCCAGACGATTCAGGGGCTCCTCCAGGGGCACTACGTGCGGCCCTCGGAGCGCGCGCCGGGGTACCCGCCGGACTTCGAATGGATCGTCATGACCGCGCTCGCGGCCGAGCCGGAGCGCAGGTTCCAGACGGCCGAGCAGCTCCGGGTCGCGCTGGAGGAGTGGCTCGCGCGGACCGGGCAGGTCGTCACGCAAGCCCAGGTCGCGCAGGCAGTGCGCGCGCGCATCGGGGAGCGCATCGACCGTCGTCGCGACCGCATCCGCAGCGCGCAGGCCGCGTCGGTGGCCGACCTCCGCGACGAGGCCATGACCCCCTCTGGGCGGTCGCCGCGATCGGCGAGCGGCGTGCAGCCGGTGATCGTGCGCGACGCTCTCGAGATGTCGCGGTCGCAGCGCTTCCCGACCCAGGCGGACATGTCGGGCTCGTACTCGCAGGTCGGTCCTCAGGGCTACCCGGGCTACCCCGCGCCTGCGCCCGCCGAGGACAACAGCCGCTACAACGCGATCGGTGGTGTCGCGATCGGCGTCATCCTGGCCGTTCTGCTCGTGGGTGGGGGTTTCCTGTATTCGTCTCGCGCGTCCGCACCCGTGGCCGCACCTATCGCGACCCCGGCCGCGCCGGCCAAGGCGGTCGTCGCTGCGCCTCCGGCCGACACCGCGTCCGCGGCGGTCGTCGCGTCGGTCGCACCCCCCGCCGATCTCGAGCTGCCGGACGTCCCCTTCCTCGCGCTCGAGCTCGAGCCCGCGACGGCGCTCGTGGCGGTCGACTCGGCCGCCCCCGCGGCGATGCGCTCCATCCCGTTGCCCGCGGCGGGCAAGTCGGTCGTCCTCACGTTCAAGGCCGAGGGGTACACCGACACCGTCGCGACCGTCGACTCGAAGACGGCCACCCCGCTCAAGGTGACGCTCAAGCCGAGACCGAAGGCCGCGGCGCCGAGCGGCGGCTCTGGTGGGGGGCCGGCCGTGCCCCCGACGCCGCGCCCCGGCGCCGGGCCGAAGCCACCGGCCATTCCGGCGAGCCCTTACTGA
- a CDS encoding flippase-like domain-containing protein — MSEATAAPGERGILRRNAGKLVASAIITVSILVTLQRGGLTLIPRGVSFQNVRWWTLPAYALTFLAMTWFRAVRWRYLLRSFVTITKSRAFAISCIGFAAILLLPFRLGELVRPYMVREPGKVSLSSATGSVVAERVVDGLFLSGLLAVALITVPHLSPLPEQVVGLPIRVAQVRASGFVMLGVFAAAFVTVFVFYFARDFARRATLAVFGLVSKRLALKLSEIAEKLANGLHAFGNARDAGGFLFETTIYWGINACGMWLLAWGCGVVHADGSPITLGESCALMGMLGVTILIPGPPGLLGVFQAGIYAGMSMYFPESVVIGAGAAYVFLLYASQLALSTLVGGFFFFTHKGAVREALDARAHESISPPPEREPAS, encoded by the coding sequence GTGTCGGAGGCCACCGCCGCGCCCGGTGAGCGCGGGATCTTGCGGCGCAACGCCGGCAAGCTCGTGGCTTCGGCGATCATCACCGTCAGCATCCTGGTCACCCTGCAGCGGGGCGGGCTCACGCTCATCCCGCGCGGGGTGTCCTTCCAAAACGTGCGCTGGTGGACCCTGCCCGCGTACGCGCTCACCTTTCTGGCGATGACCTGGTTTCGCGCCGTCCGCTGGCGCTACCTGCTGCGCTCGTTCGTCACCATCACGAAGAGCCGCGCGTTCGCGATCTCGTGCATCGGCTTCGCGGCGATTCTGCTGCTCCCCTTCCGCCTCGGCGAGCTCGTGCGGCCCTATATGGTGCGCGAGCCCGGCAAGGTGAGCCTCTCGTCCGCGACGGGCTCGGTCGTGGCCGAGCGCGTGGTCGACGGCCTGTTCCTCAGCGGCCTCCTCGCGGTGGCGCTCATCACCGTCCCGCACCTCTCGCCGCTGCCCGAGCAGGTCGTGGGGCTGCCCATCCGCGTGGCCCAAGTGCGCGCCAGCGGCTTCGTCATGTTGGGCGTGTTCGCGGCGGCGTTCGTGACCGTGTTCGTCTTTTATTTCGCGCGCGACTTCGCGCGTCGCGCCACGCTCGCGGTCTTCGGCCTGGTCTCGAAGCGGCTCGCCCTCAAGCTCTCGGAGATCGCCGAGAAGCTCGCCAACGGGCTCCACGCCTTCGGCAACGCGCGCGACGCCGGAGGCTTCCTCTTCGAGACCACCATCTATTGGGGCATCAACGCGTGCGGGATGTGGCTCCTCGCGTGGGGCTGCGGCGTGGTCCACGCCGACGGCTCACCCATCACGCTCGGCGAGAGCTGCGCCCTGATGGGCATGCTCGGGGTCACCATCCTCATCCCCGGCCCCCCCGGCCTCCTCGGCGTCTTTCAGGCGGGAATCTACGCGGGAATGTCGATGTATTTCCCCGAGAGCGTCGTGATCGGGGCAGGCGCAGCGTATGTGTTCTTGCTCTACGCCTCGCAGCTCGCCCTCAGCACGCTCGTCGGCGGCTTCTTCTTTTTCACCCACAAGGGCGCCGTCCGCGAGGCGCTCGACGCGCGCGCGCACGAGAGCATCTCGCCCCCTCCCGAGCGCGAGCCCGCCTCCTGA
- a CDS encoding fumarylacetoacetate hydrolase family protein: MRDGYAFRQHVVTARRNRGLDMIPEFDMFPVFYFTNHQAVVGPGDVGVRELARDRLDFELEAAIVVGKRGRDLTPENADAHVFGLTIMNDLSARALQMEEMKLSLGPAKGKDFATALGPWLVTLDELSAHTTKTAKGNVYRLGMRGFVNDVQVSTGDVSDMTFTFAEILTRVSYGVDVYPGDVIGSGTCGTGCFLELNGSKITHDQWLQPGDRVDLEIDGLGRLSNVIRAI; encoded by the coding sequence ATGCGCGACGGCTACGCGTTCCGCCAGCACGTGGTCACGGCGCGCCGCAACCGCGGCCTCGACATGATCCCCGAGTTCGACATGTTCCCCGTGTTCTACTTCACGAACCACCAGGCGGTCGTCGGGCCCGGCGACGTGGGCGTCCGCGAGCTCGCGCGCGACCGCCTCGACTTCGAGCTCGAGGCCGCGATCGTCGTGGGCAAGCGGGGTCGCGACCTCACGCCCGAGAACGCCGACGCGCACGTGTTCGGCCTCACCATCATGAACGATCTCTCGGCCCGAGCCCTGCAGATGGAGGAGATGAAGCTCTCGCTCGGTCCCGCGAAGGGCAAAGACTTCGCGACCGCGCTCGGGCCATGGCTCGTCACTCTCGACGAGCTCTCCGCACATACGACGAAGACCGCGAAGGGCAACGTGTACCGGCTCGGCATGCGCGGCTTCGTCAACGATGTGCAGGTGTCCACGGGGGACGTGAGCGACATGACGTTCACGTTCGCCGAGATCCTCACGCGCGTGAGCTACGGCGTGGACGTGTACCCCGGCGACGTGATCGGCTCCGGCACCTGCGGGACGGGCTGCTTTCTCGAGCTCAACGGCTCGAAGATCACCCACGACCAGTGGCTCCAGCCAGGCGACCGGGTCGACCTGGAGATCGACGGGCTCGGCCGGCTGTCCAACGTGATCCGCGCGATCTGA
- a CDS encoding protein tyrosine phosphatase — MRGYIDLHSHWVVNVDDGARSPEESAGILRGLWGAGFSTVYATPHTRPGMFENDAAGLREAYARTLEGLNAIPRTELPEVHLASEHYFDSLVFERMRAADALPYPPLSGQQALRVRPILIEFPPDAFPAQAQARLFDLRRANLTAVLAHPERYKPVWADDACLDPLIDAGAALLLDICSLVGKYGRASQRAAEKLVDEGAYEAACSDAHRPEDAEVTARAIERLAALAGQREVRRLLIDGPTKVLRGRGAPLAPPAPLA; from the coding sequence ATGCGCGGCTACATCGATCTGCACTCGCACTGGGTCGTCAACGTCGACGACGGCGCGCGCTCCCCTGAGGAGAGCGCCGGCATCCTGCGAGGCCTGTGGGGGGCCGGGTTCTCGACGGTCTACGCCACCCCGCACACGCGCCCGGGGATGTTCGAAAACGACGCAGCCGGGCTGCGCGAGGCGTACGCGCGCACGCTGGAGGGGCTGAACGCCATCCCGCGGACGGAGCTGCCGGAGGTGCACCTCGCCAGCGAGCACTACTTCGACTCGCTCGTGTTCGAGCGCATGCGGGCGGCGGACGCCCTCCCCTACCCGCCGCTCTCCGGCCAGCAGGCCCTGCGCGTGCGACCGATCCTCATCGAGTTCCCACCAGACGCGTTCCCCGCCCAGGCGCAGGCGCGCCTCTTCGACCTGCGGCGCGCGAACCTCACGGCGGTGCTGGCGCACCCGGAGCGCTACAAGCCGGTGTGGGCCGACGACGCCTGCCTCGATCCGCTCATCGACGCGGGCGCCGCCCTGCTGCTCGACATCTGCTCGCTCGTCGGGAAGTACGGACGGGCCTCGCAGCGGGCGGCCGAGAAGCTGGTCGACGAAGGGGCCTACGAGGCCGCATGCTCCGACGCTCACCGCCCCGAGGACGCGGAGGTCACGGCGCGCGCGATCGAGCGCCTGGCCGCGCTCGCCGGCCAGAGAGAGGTGCGGCGGCTGCTCATCGACGGGCCGACGAAGGTGCTCCGCGGGCGGGGCGCGCCCCTCGCGCCCCCAGCGCCCCTCGCCTGA
- a CDS encoding NUDIX hydrolase, with translation MPRGLFSRLPRGALTLVKEVARHVLRRPVVGVVVAGRTSDGRWLLIRRADTGRWALPGGTVEWGEPLAATYPRELEEEAGVVVSRFERVAGVFSRPERDPRFHAITVVVRCEVEPPVKAPRNPLEILEARLFGESELPDLRVMGMDEMLACARDGAPVHFE, from the coding sequence ATGCCAAGAGGACTGTTTTCGAGGCTCCCGCGCGGGGCGCTCACGCTGGTGAAGGAGGTGGCTCGCCACGTGCTGCGCCGGCCCGTCGTGGGCGTCGTGGTCGCCGGCCGGACCTCCGACGGCCGCTGGCTGCTCATTCGACGAGCAGACACGGGCCGCTGGGCGCTCCCGGGGGGTACGGTCGAGTGGGGTGAGCCCCTCGCGGCGACCTACCCTCGCGAGCTCGAGGAGGAGGCCGGCGTCGTCGTGTCGCGCTTCGAGCGCGTCGCGGGCGTGTTCTCGCGCCCCGAGCGCGATCCCCGCTTCCACGCGATCACCGTCGTCGTCCGCTGCGAGGTCGAGCCGCCGGTCAAGGCGCCTCGAAACCCGCTCGAGATCCTCGAGGCGCGCCTGTTCGGGGAGAGCGAGCTCCCCGATCTCCGCGTGATGGGCATGGACGAGATGCTGGCGTGCGCGCGCGACGGGGCGCCGGTTCATTTCGAGTGA